The following DNA comes from Fundulus heteroclitus isolate FHET01 chromosome 1, MU-UCD_Fhet_4.1, whole genome shotgun sequence.
TCCTTGCCTTTATATGTCCTCTTCCCGTGTGTGAAGGGTAGGTATCTGTACTTGATCATATGCTAGAGGGAAACAAAAGGGACAAGAAAGAGAATTAGTAACACGCTAGGTCTAATTATGTGCTTTTATGACAATGGTTGGAGAAGCAgactttttaattaaacaaataaaggaataattaaGTCTAAGCAGGATACATTCTAAACAGAACTGTACAGATAATAGTGTTATATAATGAAATTATGCAATGGTTCTTCCAAGAGAATTAACTATACTGATATTAAACAGTTATGTTTAGCTTATTTAAGGatttaagtgtttttctttcacagaCATCTCTGTTGTTCAGCCACGGTCCTCTTTTGGCATAACAAGCATTTACTGACCAACCCACATAATCCTTACGGCTGACTGTGCGGTTATCTTAGCTTTTATTTCAGATGTTAATTTGATGTGTTCACCCAGACCGGGGACTGTTCATGCACTGTGTGGTTTGTTCGGCTGCGGTTCACCTTAATCTGCCTCTTCATGGTGATGCAAAAGAGCATGATGAAGTACATTACGAGTATTGGCCAGAACACTGGAACGTTAAAGGCCTCGAAAAACGTACAAATCATGGCGATGACGATGCCTTTTGTCGCAGAGTGCCTGTCAccaaacagagagagaaaaaaaggagaagaaaaaaagacttctGTAAACTTTTATGCACAAAATACTACGATAAAACTTATGTTAAGAAGGCAGAGGTATGTACAGCAATGTTAGGTCTACCAGAGCCATAATTCATCAGCAGCAGCGGTCATAGAtgataaacatattaaacagcTGTTTCTAAGAGGCATCCAGACCTTTTTGTGCTTatacatatatgtttttttctattaatcCCAGTTACTTTTTGGTTTGAACATGCATGTTAGAAGGCAGGAAGGCTACAAAGAAGTTCCCCATTCACCTGAATCTGGATATGAACAGAATGGTTTTAAATCTCTAACGTTCACAGCAAGTCACACATGAAGGCCAGCAGATAACTCACAAGTCATAAATAAAGTTCAGTACAGCACCAATGTAATATTGATGAGTCAAAGCTTCAGCTAATAGTTTTTCCTACCAAAGCAGTTACAGTGCTAAAACCAGAGGTGGCGCTAGAACCGGTTCCTAACTGACCCTGTAACTTATTTTCCACAGTGATAGAGCCAAAATGGAGCAAAATGACTGTGTCACATTGTCAGTCGGGAAGCGTTTAATACAATTTAATTACACAAAACACATCATCTCAGTATCCCCACCAACAGGGGCCCTAATATTGCTCGCCCAAATAACTTAACACTCTTTTAAATAACATACTGTGTGTGTCATGTCAGGTCTCTGACCTGATCAGTACAACCAATGCTGGAAAACAGGAGTTAAACAGGTTTAAAGGCTGACAGCGTTTAACAACTGAGTCTAAAATGACCTTTATTGACCAAAAAAATCCCCTATAATTGTAGCTCTAGGTGGAGTATAGACCTGCTTAGTCTATGTGATGGATGACATCCAAATAAACAGTGAAAGACAACAGAAAGCGAGCGAGGATTAATGTTAATGCACAgtgattacatttattttggtctaGATTTggcaaataaacatcttaaactccAGAGTTTTAGACATGATGCTCCCATCATGGTTGGTGGTAAGTCGGCCCCCAGCACTTGATGAAAGCAGTTCTCCCATGTGGCCCAGGTGAAAGTTGATGCTAAAAGAAAACCGGTTTACGGTGACAGAACCAGAGTTTCCAGCAGTGGAAACATAAAGAAGTTGTGATAATCAAGCGCTGATAGTCAGCGATGGAACCAGTCTGGtgagaaaaaaacccaaagtgACAAGTGAATAGTGGCTGGAACAGAGCAAAAATATGCTTAAGATTATTCAGGGTGGGGTGGCGGTGGCGCAGGAAccaggagtttgtcctgtaactggtgaGCTGCTGGttcgttgtgtccttgagcaaggcACTTCAACCGacttgcctgctggcagtggtcagagggcccggtggcgccgattGGATGGCAGCTGTGGTATAGCTCACCACCAATAACATGTGGATGTATGAGGGAATGGGTGGATGACTGAGTGTAGTGTAAAGCCCCCTGGGGTCCTCaagacttgataaagtgctttacaactacaggccatttaccattcattCCTTCATAAGCATCAGAGCTGAGGTCTTAATTAGAATCCCCCAAtggccaaataaaccaaaacaagaaCAGTGTGGTTCATTCCAGCAATAGCCTCAATAATACTGTGTTACAGGGATGGAGGGCCTGGGGGCCAATGAGCACAGAGGAAAGCAGAAGATGAACACAGAGCTTCAGGGTaacttttttgaaaatgtacaaATCCAGTTTCACCGGTGTACTTAGATTGACACGAGGAATGCAGACTAGGGACCCGGAGCTCTTCAGCTGTGACTCTACTGTCAACCTATAAATACCTAATGTGACTTCTGAAAACCAAAGatcttaaaacctttaaacactAATCTTTTTGTACATCACTGGAAAAGCTAGTATGTAAAAAGTAGttaaaacatgagaaaaaagGACCCCATGTCTTTGATACTTTAGTCTAATTCAAGTAATACAACCAATAAAACCTCACTTTTATTTCCTGTCTGCTTTGCTTGAATGGTGTAAATTAGCAAAACCACATGTCGGGCCAActgaactttaaaataaaaggttcAGACAACCTTCTTGATGCAAGCACTGTACAAAAGTGTTCAAAAATAATTCCAATATTTGGTCCAAACTGTGTCATGCTATACAGATACCAGTTTCTCTCCTTAatctgttcttgatgttttttcttatacagaaaatgtatgaataaaaaaaaaattaagaaaaggaAGATTCAGTTGAGACCATTAGTGAGAATAAAAAGCCGAAACATGGTCAGGTTTCACTCGTTTCTActagaatgaataaataaaataactagtCTTGATCTTCCTCCAAACAGATTCTGCATGATTAAATCTGTGGCCACGCAAGTTATTTTCTACAGAAAATAATTTGCAACCCCTCTGTGGAGGAGCACAACAGAGAGCCAGACCACGAGATGAACTCTTACCAGAATTTGAATTCAGGCAACCTCCTGATGAAGGGGCGGAACTCCTCGTTCTGCTTAGTCGGAAGGGATGGGCCCTCATCTACAAGAGAAAGAAGTTACACTCTGCTTTTCAAAGGCTTTTAAAACTACAACCGGAGACAACAAACGGCATAAAGAAAGGGAGCTTGTGGAATCTATTCTAAAAAAGCTTATGTAATCAATGTAAAAGACAATGGCCAAATAAACATAGTAGCAGATGCTTTGCTGTTTAATATAAACCGCTTGGATGTAAGAGTGTTCACTTGCCTTCATCAAGTAATGAAGGATCCACTTTTGGCGAGAGAAATGCGATGAACAGGTTGAGGTGGTAAATTCCCAAAGCGTAAGTTACTATATACCACCCCTAAAAAAAGCACAGGAATAACACCACATTAAAATTCCTTTTGTAGACAGACAGTACAAATtacagaaagacagacagataACCAATGTATCCTGATCGATAAACATTTTGAAGGACATAAGAGGTAAACTCCCATTGCTGCATTCAAGATCAAGGATACTTCAAGAAGGGTTTATGACTATggcaagtttttttctttttaaagggacagtgtgtaactaatttggcctttaattagcaaaaatcaagtatcgcttttataaatacattttctggaAAAGTCTAAAaacctcacatcaaaaatgaaagcgttctcataacttataaatacataggtggcagtgcacccactgggaggcgccatgttgcgtcgccatttctgatttcagaagctgAAAGGGGCCAAACTAGTCAGCTTTACACGTTTTtcctatctgtcttctatatgaagacgtgctgtTGGTAAAGGagcagaaaacaagcaaagacgatcGGAGATTATTCTATTTTCCGTTtactgttgaaatggaggaccaccTATACTCTTTGCCCAACGAGAGGGAATCGAAagtaacaaagaaaagaaaaagtagtaataacggggggggggggggggggggggaactagAGTATATTGacgcagctattattaccaggtggaatGGAGATAATTCTGAGAGAGCGAGGtttcaggctttctgctggacaggtaggttaatttaatgtaacagtgaagtttatttttgccattatGTTAGAAACTGGGCAGCGTAGAGCAGCAGCTACTATACACTGTCACACTATTATACTCCGAGGGTTCCGTAGCAGCTATTACAGCAAAGTCGTTTGTAATTGCctgtgtgaaaatcttacacattGGGGCTTTagtaaaaatgcaaataattttttttaatatataatgCTTGCTAAACCCGAGAAACAGCAACAAGTCAATTTATATGTAATAATAGCGGAAGGTGGACAAACAAGTCCCTTATGATCAACA
Coding sequences within:
- the rer1 gene encoding protein RER1 isoform X2, which produces MSEGDSVGESIHGKPSVVAAFFTGVGQVYQTWLDKSTPFYAVRWALTLLLTAIYMIRVYILQGWYIVTYALGIYHLNLFIAFLSPKVDPSLLDEDEGPSLPTKQNEEFRPFIRRLPEFKFWHSATKGIVIAMICTFFEAFNVPVFWPILVMYFIMLFCITMKRQIKHMIKYRYLPFTHGKRTYKEET
- the rer1 gene encoding protein RER1 isoform X1, which encodes MSEGDSVGESIHGKPSVVAAFFTGVGQVYQTWLDKSTPFYAVRWALTLLLTAIYMIRVYILQGWYIVTYALGIYHLNLFIAFLSPKVDPSLLDEDEGPSLPTKQNEEFRPFIRRLPEFKFWHSATKGIVIAMICTFFEAFNVPVFWPILVMYFIMLFCITMKRQIKHMIKYRYLPFTHGKRTYKGKEDTGKTFAS